Proteins encoded in a region of the Flavobacteriales bacterium genome:
- the uvrA gene encoding excinuclease ABC subunit UvrA, translating into MAKHTHIEIYGANQHNLKNIDIKIPKNKLTVITGLSGSGKSSLAFDTLYAEGQRRYVESLSSYARQFMGKIDKPDVKEIKGLTPSIAIEQKVISTNSRSTVGSSTEIYDYLRLLYARLGKTISPISGKEVKKHHAIDVINFLLKQENGSKWILGAPIPIKKQTEKYQNILTNQGYSRIYEKDELVSLDDWKYEIDSILVIDRFKLNKENDDALNRLSESIELAFFEGEGELFLIDLVSKEKKNFNNRFELDGMTFIEPTNDLFSSNSPIGSCPKCQGYGKTIGLDKDLIIPNPNISIYEGAIAFSDFKGAEDWKTALYEFCRSEQISIHKPYIELSTQEQSKIWAGSSKRYSGIQGYFDKLEAKAYKIQNRILIARFRGKTACEHCKGKKLKPEALYVKFHGKDIAELLTTPLDQLYEFFNKIKLEENEIEIGSRILLEVNNRLETLLKVGLPYLNLQRASNTLSGGESQRIRLANSLSSSLVNSTYLLDEPSIGLHSHDTKNLINVLKELRDLGNTVVVVEHDEEIMQEADYIIDIGKEAGVGGGNIVFAGTYQEILKTQESYTAQFLNKSILIERNTTPPPFQNFIELKGAYANNLKNVDIKIPLGAFTVVSGMSGSGKSTLIQQILYPAIQNEFEIYQNKPKTFSQITLNKDLLHGVEFIDQNPIGKSSRSNALTYLKIFDDIRNLLAKQKLAKTRGYKPKHFSFNTAGGRCETCQGEGQITIEMQFLADAKMECEVCKGNRYQEEILDIKFQGKNIFDILNATVEEAFDFFDKHGETKISKKIKPLLDVGLSYIKLGQSSSTLSGGEAQRVKLASFLNLTQKRNNHLFIFDEPSTGLHFKDIQNLIKAFDALIEKGHSILVIEHHPDIIKLADWNIDLGPMGGNKGGEIVFMGKNEDFIQSETLTAKYLDEVKK; encoded by the coding sequence ATGGCAAAACATACGCATATAGAAATTTACGGTGCAAATCAGCACAATCTTAAAAACATCGATATAAAAATTCCAAAAAATAAACTTACAGTTATTACCGGACTTTCTGGTTCTGGAAAATCGAGTTTAGCATTTGACACACTGTATGCAGAAGGGCAAAGAAGATACGTAGAAAGTCTTTCTTCTTACGCACGTCAATTTATGGGTAAGATAGATAAGCCCGATGTAAAGGAAATAAAAGGACTCACTCCTAGTATTGCCATTGAACAGAAAGTAATCTCCACAAATTCGAGATCAACTGTTGGTTCTTCAACAGAAATTTATGACTATTTACGTTTGCTCTATGCTCGATTAGGAAAAACCATTTCCCCCATCAGCGGAAAAGAAGTAAAAAAACACCATGCAATTGATGTCATAAATTTTCTTTTAAAACAAGAAAACGGATCAAAATGGATACTTGGAGCTCCCATTCCCATTAAAAAACAAACGGAAAAATACCAAAATATCTTAACCAATCAAGGATATTCAAGAATTTATGAAAAAGATGAATTAGTCTCTTTGGATGATTGGAAGTATGAGATAGATTCCATACTCGTAATTGACCGATTTAAGCTCAATAAAGAAAATGATGATGCACTAAATCGACTATCGGAATCTATAGAATTGGCTTTTTTTGAAGGAGAAGGAGAGTTATTCTTAATTGATTTAGTTTCTAAAGAGAAAAAGAATTTCAATAATAGGTTCGAATTGGATGGGATGACTTTTATAGAACCTACTAATGATTTATTTAGTTCCAATAGCCCTATAGGCTCCTGTCCAAAATGCCAAGGCTATGGAAAAACAATCGGGCTGGATAAAGACTTAATTATTCCTAACCCAAATATATCTATTTATGAAGGTGCTATTGCTTTCTCAGATTTTAAAGGTGCTGAAGACTGGAAAACTGCACTTTATGAATTTTGTAGATCCGAGCAAATTTCCATTCACAAACCCTATATAGAACTCTCAACACAAGAACAATCCAAAATATGGGCAGGTAGCTCAAAACGATACTCAGGAATACAAGGGTACTTTGATAAACTGGAAGCGAAAGCATACAAAATTCAGAATAGAATTTTAATCGCTCGTTTTAGAGGAAAAACAGCCTGTGAACATTGTAAAGGTAAAAAACTAAAACCCGAAGCACTCTATGTGAAATTTCATGGAAAAGACATTGCCGAGTTGCTAACAACTCCTTTGGATCAGCTCTATGAATTTTTTAACAAAATAAAACTAGAAGAAAACGAAATTGAAATAGGAAGCAGGATTCTATTGGAAGTAAATAATCGCCTAGAAACCTTACTAAAAGTAGGACTTCCCTATCTCAATCTTCAAAGAGCTAGTAATACACTTAGTGGTGGTGAAAGTCAAAGAATACGTTTAGCAAATTCCCTTAGTTCTTCACTCGTAAACTCAACCTATTTACTGGATGAACCCAGTATTGGACTTCATTCTCACGATACTAAAAATCTAATAAACGTACTCAAGGAACTTAGAGACCTAGGTAACACCGTTGTGGTTGTTGAGCATGATGAAGAAATTATGCAAGAAGCAGATTACATTATCGATATCGGGAAAGAAGCTGGAGTTGGTGGTGGAAATATCGTTTTTGCAGGAACCTATCAAGAAATTCTTAAGACACAAGAAAGTTATACAGCACAGTTTCTCAATAAAAGTATCTTAATAGAAAGAAACACTACTCCTCCACCCTTTCAAAACTTCATTGAATTAAAAGGAGCTTACGCCAATAATTTAAAAAATGTAGATATTAAGATTCCACTTGGAGCTTTCACAGTTGTTTCAGGAATGAGTGGGTCTGGAAAAAGCACCTTGATTCAGCAAATTCTTTATCCTGCTATTCAAAATGAATTTGAAATTTATCAAAATAAACCAAAAACATTTTCACAAATAACCCTAAATAAAGACTTACTGCATGGAGTCGAATTTATTGATCAAAATCCCATTGGAAAATCTTCTAGGTCTAATGCCTTAACTTATCTCAAAATTTTTGATGATATCAGAAACTTGTTGGCAAAACAAAAACTCGCTAAAACAAGGGGATACAAACCTAAACATTTTTCTTTTAACACGGCAGGAGGAAGATGTGAGACTTGCCAAGGAGAAGGGCAAATAACTATAGAAATGCAATTTTTGGCTGATGCCAAAATGGAATGTGAAGTTTGTAAAGGGAATAGATACCAGGAAGAAATATTGGATATCAAATTTCAGGGTAAAAATATTTTCGACATTTTGAATGCAACTGTAGAAGAAGCATTCGATTTCTTTGACAAACACGGGGAAACTAAAATCTCAAAAAAGATCAAACCTTTGTTAGATGTAGGTCTTTCCTATATCAAACTGGGTCAATCTTCGTCTACCCTTTCTGGTGGTGAAGCCCAAAGAGTAAAGTTGGCTTCTTTTTTAAATTTAACACAAAAAAGAAACAATCATCTCTTCATTTTTGATGAACCGAGTACAGGTTTACATTTTAAAGATATCCAAAACCTTATCAAAGCATTTGATGCATTAATTGAAAAAGGACATAGTATATTGGTCATCGAACATCATCCAGATATAATTAAGTTAGCAGACTGGAATATCGATTTAGGCCCTATGGGAGGAAACAAAGGTGGAGAGATCGTCTTTATGGGGAAAAACGAAGACTTTATACAATCAGAAACCTTAACCGCTAAGTATTTGGATGAAGTTAAAAAATAA
- a CDS encoding thiamine pyrophosphate-dependent enzyme: MNIDQAEMAREKITKTILDDYKLIVKSRETSLLGRKEVLTGKAKFGIFGDGKELAQLAMAKVFKNGDFRSGYYRDQTFMMAIGQLTVQEFFAQLYAHTDVEKEPASGGRMMNGHYGTRSLNEDGSFKSLMSQKNSSSDISPTAGQMPRLLGLAQASKYYRATPDADQEGMFTNGGNEIAFGTIGNASTSEGLFFETINAAGVLQVPMIMSVWDDEYGISVHAKHQTTKESISKILAGFQRDENDKGYEIITARGWNYLELVEAFEKAEQIAREEHVPVLIHVNEVTQPQGHSTSGSHERYKSKERLEWETEFDCVAKMRSFILEHNFGDAETLDALEKEAQQEVKEAKREAWTNFLNELKEERNEAVALIKKVAEASPNKVFIEPTANTLEKDTEPIRKAIFSAVKSTLRTVRGEDNEAVRALKQWLALESENNFYRYSSHLVSEGENSFDTVPEIAPEYSEESKKVDARVILRDNFDTLLAKDPRVMIFGEDSGYIGDVNQGLEGLQEKHGENRVSDTGIREATILGQGIGLAMRGLRPIAEIQYLDYLLYALQIMSDDLATVRYRTMNGQKAPLIVRTRGHRLEGVWHSGSPMGMIIHALRGMHILVPRNMTKAAGFYNTLLQMDDPALIVECLNGYRLKEQMPENLGSFTTQIGKVETIHHGEDITIVSYGSTLRVIMEAVKELEKSGISCEVIDVQSLLPFDIDHDIVESIKKTNRVIFIDEDVPGGATAYMMQKVLEEQNAYFHLDSEPKTLASKEHRPAYGTDGDYFSKPNVDDVFDAIYDMMSEVKPNQFPSIY, encoded by the coding sequence ATGAATATAGATCAAGCAGAAATGGCTAGAGAAAAGATTACCAAAACGATACTTGATGACTATAAATTAATTGTCAAAAGTAGAGAAACCTCTTTACTCGGTCGAAAAGAAGTTCTTACAGGAAAAGCTAAGTTCGGAATTTTTGGAGATGGAAAAGAATTGGCACAACTTGCCATGGCAAAAGTCTTTAAAAACGGTGATTTTCGATCTGGTTATTATCGTGATCAAACTTTTATGATGGCTATTGGACAATTAACCGTTCAAGAGTTTTTTGCCCAACTATATGCGCATACAGACGTAGAAAAAGAGCCTGCATCAGGAGGAAGAATGATGAACGGACACTATGGAACACGTTCATTAAACGAAGATGGAAGCTTTAAAAGTCTGATGAGTCAAAAAAACTCTTCTTCAGATATTAGTCCAACAGCAGGGCAAATGCCTAGATTATTAGGTCTTGCTCAAGCTTCAAAATACTACCGAGCTACTCCAGATGCTGATCAAGAAGGAATGTTTACCAACGGAGGGAATGAAATTGCTTTCGGAACAATTGGAAACGCCTCTACTTCAGAAGGATTATTCTTTGAAACAATTAATGCGGCAGGTGTTTTACAGGTACCCATGATTATGTCTGTTTGGGATGATGAATATGGTATTTCTGTACACGCCAAACATCAAACTACAAAAGAATCAATTTCTAAAATATTAGCTGGTTTTCAAAGAGATGAAAACGATAAAGGTTATGAAATAATTACAGCACGTGGGTGGAATTACCTAGAACTCGTTGAAGCTTTTGAAAAAGCTGAACAAATTGCTAGAGAAGAACATGTACCTGTGCTTATTCATGTAAATGAAGTAACCCAACCACAAGGTCATTCAACTTCGGGATCTCATGAACGTTACAAATCTAAAGAACGCTTAGAATGGGAAACAGAATTTGATTGTGTTGCAAAAATGCGTTCTTTTATTCTAGAGCACAATTTTGGTGATGCCGAAACACTTGATGCTCTTGAAAAAGAAGCACAACAAGAAGTAAAAGAAGCTAAAAGAGAGGCTTGGACAAACTTCTTAAATGAACTAAAAGAAGAAAGAAATGAAGCTGTAGCACTAATTAAAAAAGTAGCAGAAGCTTCGCCAAACAAAGTATTTATTGAACCTACTGCTAATACTTTGGAAAAAGATACGGAACCTATCCGAAAAGCCATCTTTAGTGCCGTAAAATCTACACTTAGAACTGTACGTGGTGAAGACAACGAAGCTGTTAGAGCTTTAAAACAATGGTTAGCCTTAGAATCTGAAAATAATTTTTATCGCTATTCATCTCACCTAGTTTCAGAGGGTGAAAATAGTTTTGATACCGTACCTGAAATTGCTCCAGAATACTCAGAAGAATCTAAAAAAGTAGATGCTCGTGTAATTCTAAGAGACAACTTTGACACCTTATTAGCTAAGGATCCTCGTGTGATGATTTTTGGAGAAGATTCAGGTTATATTGGCGATGTAAACCAAGGTCTTGAAGGACTTCAAGAAAAACATGGTGAAAACCGTGTGTCTGATACAGGAATACGTGAAGCAACCATCCTAGGACAAGGAATAGGTTTAGCCATGAGAGGACTTAGACCCATTGCAGAAATTCAATATCTAGATTATCTTCTTTACGCCTTACAAATCATGTCTGATGATTTAGCAACTGTGAGATATCGTACGATGAATGGACAAAAAGCACCACTTATCGTTCGAACACGTGGTCATCGTCTTGAGGGAGTTTGGCACTCTGGTTCTCCAATGGGAATGATTATTCATGCGTTGAGAGGAATGCATATTTTGGTACCAAGAAATATGACTAAAGCTGCAGGGTTTTACAATACCTTACTACAAATGGACGATCCAGCACTTATTGTAGAATGCTTAAATGGATACCGTTTAAAAGAACAAATGCCAGAAAACTTGGGATCTTTTACAACACAGATAGGTAAAGTGGAAACCATTCATCATGGGGAAGACATTACAATAGTTTCTTATGGATCTACACTAAGAGTTATTATGGAAGCCGTGAAAGAATTGGAAAAATCAGGAATATCTTGTGAAGTAATTGATGTACAATCTCTTTTACCTTTTGATATTGACCATGATATCGTTGAATCTATCAAGAAAACAAACCGTGTAATCTTTATTGATGAAGATGTTCCTGGTGGAGCTACTGCTTATATGATGCAAAAAGTACTTGAAGAACAAAATGCCTATTTCCATCTGGATAGTGAACCTAAAACATTAGCATCCAAAGAGCATAGACCTGCTTATGGGACAGACGGAGATTATTTTTCTAAACCAAACGTAGATGATGTTTTTGATGCCATTTACGATATGATGAGTGAAGTAAAACCAAATCAATTCCCTTCAATCTATTAA
- a CDS encoding iron-containing alcohol dehydrogenase, translating to MRNFDFYNPTKILFGKGEIAKISQEIPKDSKVLLLYGGGSIKKNGVYKQVIEALESYDYIEFSGISANPEYSILMDALEVIKKEQITYLLAVGGGSVIDGTKFLSSASLYDGEEPWDILSKKIRTEIGMPFGCVQTLPATGSEMNSGAVISRSETKEKLGMGGPGLFPKFSVLDPEVIHSIPKRQIANGIVDAFTHVLEQYMTFPIGAGLQDRFAESILCNLIELAPAMYSGDFSYQQAADYMWSCTMALNGLIQKGVPTDWAIHAMGHELTVLYGIDHARTLAIIMEPHYRYNFDAKKEKLAQYARRVWGILEGDSHDQAHLAIEKTKGFFKSLDVQLKLSDYSEDYHQAPESIANTFEERGWLGIGEHGTLNPKDVFKIVQNALK from the coding sequence ATGAGAAATTTTGATTTTTACAATCCCACAAAAATCCTATTTGGAAAAGGGGAAATAGCAAAAATATCACAAGAAATCCCAAAAGATTCTAAAGTTTTATTGCTTTATGGAGGTGGAAGTATTAAGAAAAACGGTGTTTATAAACAAGTTATCGAGGCATTAGAATCTTACGATTATATTGAGTTTTCTGGAATTTCAGCAAATCCAGAATACTCGATACTTATGGACGCATTGGAAGTTATAAAAAAAGAACAAATTACTTACTTGTTAGCAGTAGGTGGAGGATCAGTAATTGACGGAACGAAATTTTTATCTTCAGCAAGTCTCTATGACGGAGAGGAACCATGGGATATTCTGAGTAAAAAAATTAGAACTGAAATAGGAATGCCGTTTGGATGCGTGCAAACACTTCCTGCAACGGGTAGCGAAATGAATTCTGGAGCGGTAATAAGTAGAAGCGAGACAAAGGAGAAACTTGGGATGGGTGGTCCTGGTTTATTTCCGAAGTTTTCTGTTTTGGATCCAGAGGTAATTCATTCAATTCCAAAAAGACAAATTGCAAACGGTATTGTAGATGCCTTTACTCATGTTTTGGAGCAATATATGACTTTTCCGATAGGAGCAGGGCTTCAAGATCGATTTGCAGAAAGTATTCTTTGTAATTTAATAGAATTAGCTCCTGCAATGTACTCAGGGGATTTTAGCTATCAGCAAGCAGCAGATTATATGTGGAGTTGTACAATGGCTCTCAATGGACTGATTCAAAAAGGTGTGCCAACAGACTGGGCTATTCATGCTATGGGACACGAATTAACTGTTTTATACGGTATCGATCATGCCAGAACCTTGGCAATTATTATGGAGCCTCATTATCGATATAATTTTGATGCTAAAAAAGAAAAATTAGCTCAATATGCTAGAAGAGTTTGGGGTATTTTGGAAGGAGATTCTCATGATCAAGCTCATTTGGCAATTGAAAAGACTAAAGGGTTTTTCAAAAGTTTGGATGTTCAATTGAAACTTTCAGATTATAGCGAAGATTATCACCAAGCACCGGAATCTATTGCAAATACTTTTGAGGAAAGAGGATGGTTAGGGATTGGAGAGCACGGGACGCTTAACCCGAAAGACGTATTTAAAATTGTACAAAATGCCCTTAAGTAA
- a CDS encoding methyltransferase codes for MTFKCKKFSVQDENSGLKVGTDGMLLGAWADVHNFNNVLDVGTGSGLISLMLAQRFDKPMIDAIDIFEGAVIDAQYNFEQSEWKSRLNVLQKNFTNYHLGKYDCIVSNPPFFNKSTKSITESKMIAKHTEMLSAEIIIEYASSFENIKSIQFVLPFSTEEEIINFAKSFGWDLARICQIKPFKSEKANRLLIDFRRLKQPSEKKQFAIREDKLSKEYTEEYIDLLKDFLIIF; via the coding sequence ATGACTTTTAAATGCAAAAAATTTTCGGTTCAAGATGAGAATTCAGGCCTCAAAGTAGGAACAGATGGAATGCTTCTAGGTGCTTGGGCAGATGTGCATAATTTTAACAATGTGCTTGATGTAGGAACTGGTTCTGGACTTATTTCATTGATGTTGGCTCAGCGATTTGATAAGCCTATGATTGATGCAATTGACATTTTTGAAGGTGCTGTTATTGATGCCCAATATAATTTTGAACAATCAGAATGGAAATCGAGATTGAATGTTTTACAAAAGAATTTTACCAATTATCATTTAGGAAAATACGATTGTATCGTATCCAATCCTCCTTTCTTTAATAAATCTACAAAGTCTATTACGGAATCTAAAATGATTGCAAAGCATACTGAAATGCTTTCCGCAGAGATTATTATTGAATATGCTTCTTCGTTTGAAAATATAAAATCGATTCAGTTTGTTTTACCATTTAGTACAGAGGAAGAAATTATCAATTTTGCGAAATCATTTGGATGGGATTTAGCAAGAATCTGTCAAATAAAACCTTTCAAGAGCGAAAAAGCGAATCGTTTATTGATTGATTTTCGACGTTTAAAACAACCAAGTGAAAAAAAACAATTCGCCATTCGTGAAGATAAATTATCCAAAGAATACACAGAGGAGTATATCGACTTATTGAAAGACTTTTTGATTATTTTTTAA
- a CDS encoding FtsX-like permease family protein, producing MNTEFHIAKGIIKGKLTQNSSSKPIISASITTISVGIIVLIIAIATGKGFKEKIEEKMSFFTADIRVSFNNNSDIHHYKPLEKDDEQTQKFSQIEGVSSIYKASYKVGVLKNGKEVHQVFFKGVDSEFPWKRFEKFIVSGSVPKTGTKEVLVSQKVIDLLGYKLGNDLIITFFDDDKQRIKSRKLKIVGIYKSGFSEFDKQYILGDLAMIQKLNRWKKGEFSFWEIYIKDKSRLEEMREIVNAQSQFYHKISTYREIYPNIFHWTDSFDYNIYILIIIIGAVTSINMVSTVLIILLERSQMIGVLKTLGMENGKIRKLFSYYLLYLVGKGIFWGNLIAISFCLIQSYFKIIPLPSEGYHIDHVPIQLNFSDIISVNILVLSIVFIVMFLPLLYIRRLQPSRILRFK from the coding sequence TTGAATACAGAATTTCACATAGCCAAGGGGATTATAAAAGGAAAACTCACACAAAATTCGAGTTCTAAACCTATCATATCGGCATCTATAACCACTATTTCCGTTGGAATTATTGTATTGATTATTGCAATTGCAACAGGTAAAGGTTTTAAAGAAAAGATTGAAGAAAAGATGTCTTTTTTTACGGCAGATATTAGAGTTTCGTTTAACAATAATAGCGATATTCATCATTATAAACCCTTAGAAAAAGATGATGAACAAACGCAAAAATTTTCACAAATTGAAGGTGTTAGCAGTATCTATAAAGCTTCATATAAAGTAGGGGTTCTCAAAAATGGGAAAGAAGTACACCAAGTGTTTTTTAAGGGAGTTGATTCTGAATTTCCTTGGAAACGTTTTGAAAAATTTATTGTGAGTGGGAGCGTGCCCAAAACAGGTACTAAAGAGGTGTTGGTTTCTCAGAAAGTGATTGATCTTTTAGGTTATAAATTAGGTAATGATCTAATTATAACTTTCTTTGATGATGATAAACAAAGAATAAAATCACGTAAACTAAAGATTGTTGGGATATATAAGTCTGGCTTTTCTGAATTTGATAAGCAATATATTCTCGGTGATTTGGCTATGATTCAAAAATTAAACCGTTGGAAGAAAGGGGAATTTAGTTTTTGGGAAATTTACATAAAAGATAAATCAAGGCTTGAGGAAATGAGAGAGATCGTGAATGCTCAGAGTCAGTTTTATCATAAAATTTCTACTTATAGGGAGATTTATCCCAATATTTTCCACTGGACAGATAGTTTTGATTATAATATTTATATCCTAATTATCATTATTGGAGCTGTGACCTCCATTAATATGGTTTCCACAGTGTTGATTATCCTTTTGGAGCGTTCGCAAATGATCGGTGTACTTAAAACACTTGGGATGGAAAATGGAAAAATAAGAAAGTTATTTAGTTATTATCTTTTGTATTTAGTAGGAAAAGGAATTTTTTGGGGTAATTTGATTGCCATAAGTTTTTGTCTTATTCAATCGTATTTTAAAATAATACCTTTACCTTCAGAAGGATATCATATAGATCATGTACCAATTCAATTGAATTTTTCGGATATTATTTCGGTAAATATATTGGTGCTGAGCATTGTTTTTATAGTGATGTTTTTACCTTTGTTATACATACGTCGTTTACAACCCTCAAGAATATTGCGTTTTAAGTAA
- a CDS encoding ABC transporter ATP-binding protein: MITLKDIYKSYQNTSVLRGVNLTINQGEVLSIMGASGAGKTTLLQVLGTLDKFDAGEIWFNKMNIKNLKKNDLAKFRNQNIGFIFQFHNLLPEFSALENIAMPAWIKGDTRTVSTQKAIDLLKRLKLESKRHKKPSELSGGEQQRIAVARALVNQPQIILADEPSGNLDSQNAQDLHELFMEFKEENKQSFVVVTHNEQLSKISDRQLYMKDGIFIEDTVLR; the protein is encoded by the coding sequence ATGATTACATTAAAAGATATTTACAAATCATACCAGAACACCTCGGTTTTACGGGGCGTGAATCTCACCATTAATCAAGGGGAAGTTTTAAGCATTATGGGAGCTTCTGGAGCTGGTAAAACAACTTTACTACAAGTCCTTGGCACTCTTGATAAATTTGATGCTGGAGAAATATGGTTTAACAAAATGAATATTAAAAATCTCAAAAAGAATGATTTAGCCAAATTTCGGAACCAAAATATTGGTTTCATTTTTCAGTTTCACAACCTTTTACCCGAGTTTTCTGCTTTAGAAAATATTGCCATGCCAGCCTGGATAAAAGGAGATACCAGAACAGTTTCAACACAAAAGGCAATAGACTTACTTAAACGACTGAAGTTAGAATCTAAAAGGCATAAAAAACCAAGTGAACTAAGTGGTGGAGAACAACAAAGAATTGCTGTTGCCAGAGCTTTGGTTAATCAACCTCAAATAATTTTGGCAGATGAGCCTTCAGGAAATTTAGATTCACAGAATGCTCAAGATTTACATGAATTATTTATGGAATTCAAAGAAGAAAACAAACAGTCATTTGTCGTTGTAACCCATAATGAACAACTCTCAAAAATTTCAGACAGACAGCTTTATATGAAAGATGGAATTTTTATAGAAGACACTGTTTTAAGATAA